In a single window of the Desulfofundulus luciae genome:
- a CDS encoding initiation control protein YabA, giving the protein MEARIQALGSDMQKIKKQIRLLMEENDKLREELARAYGQAGDSTPARGGLKNLWDLYQQGFHICNVHFGRIRTTECLFCEAFWDREREGGR; this is encoded by the coding sequence ATGGAAGCCAGGATCCAGGCACTCGGAAGCGACATGCAGAAAATCAAAAAGCAGATCCGCCTTTTAATGGAGGAGAATGACAAGTTGCGGGAGGAGTTAGCCAGGGCCTACGGGCAGGCCGGCGATAGCACCCCGGCCAGGGGAGGGCTGAAAAACCTGTGGGATCTTTACCAGCAGGGTTTTCATATTTGCAACGTACATTTTGGCCGCATCCGGACGACGGAATGCCTGTTTTGTGAAGCATTTTGGGACAGGGAGCGGGAGGGTGGAAGGTGA
- the rsmI gene encoding 16S rRNA (cytidine(1402)-2'-O)-methyltransferase encodes MSQQGILFLCATPIGNLEDITLRVLRILREVDLIAAEDTRHTRKLLAHYDIHTPMVSYREHNRRQMGRHLLNLLAAGLKVALVSDAGMPGISDPGEELVSLAIGRGIPVVPLPGPNAALAALVASGLPTSSFCFEGFLPAAAGARRRKLQELKGERRTIIFYEAPHRLLECLSDMADIFGERQVAVARELTKKYEEIWRGTLPRAVEHFRLQSPRGEFTLVVAGAREGEVADTRDESWLGLSLQEHVALLQARGMGKKEAIREVARQRGMPRRDVYNQVVRDSGANS; translated from the coding sequence GTGAGTCAACAGGGAATCCTCTTTCTCTGTGCCACTCCCATTGGCAACCTGGAGGATATTACTCTGCGGGTCCTGCGGATATTGCGGGAAGTGGACCTGATTGCGGCCGAAGATACCCGGCACACCAGAAAGCTCCTGGCCCATTACGATATTCACACACCGATGGTCAGCTACCGCGAACACAACCGCCGGCAAATGGGCCGGCATCTTTTAAACCTGCTTGCAGCCGGCCTGAAAGTAGCCCTGGTTTCCGATGCCGGCATGCCGGGTATATCCGACCCCGGGGAGGAACTGGTTTCCCTGGCCATAGGCCGGGGTATTCCGGTGGTGCCCCTGCCCGGGCCCAACGCCGCCCTGGCAGCCCTGGTGGCCTCTGGTCTGCCCACCTCTTCTTTTTGTTTTGAGGGTTTCCTTCCGGCGGCGGCCGGCGCCCGGCGCCGCAAGCTCCAGGAATTAAAAGGAGAGAGGCGGACCATTATTTTTTACGAAGCACCCCACCGTCTTTTGGAATGCCTTTCCGATATGGCGGATATTTTCGGAGAGCGGCAGGTTGCCGTGGCCCGGGAGCTGACCAAAAAGTATGAAGAAATCTGGCGGGGTACGTTACCCCGGGCGGTGGAACATTTCCGCCTCCAATCTCCCCGGGGTGAGTTTACCCTGGTGGTGGCCGGCGCCCGGGAAGGGGAGGTGGCGGATACACGGGATGAATCCTGGTTGGGGCTTTCACTGCAGGAGCACGTTGCCCTGCTCCAGGCCCGGGGCATGGGTAAAAAGGAAGCCATCCGGGAGGTGGCCCGGCAGCGGGGAATGCCCCGGCGGGACGTTTACAACCAGGTGGTCCGGGACAGTGGTGCAAATTCATAA
- a CDS encoding AbrB/MazE/SpoVT family DNA-binding domain-containing protein, which produces MKSTGVVRKVDELGRVVIPIELRRTLGIDEKDALEIYVDNEKIILKKYEPGCVFCGNAAEVQLYRGKLVCRNCAVEMFENAKAM; this is translated from the coding sequence TTGAAATCGACAGGTGTTGTGAGAAAGGTGGACGAGCTGGGCAGGGTGGTTATTCCAATCGAGCTACGGCGAACTCTGGGGATTGACGAGAAGGACGCCCTGGAGATCTACGTAGACAACGAAAAGATCATCCTCAAGAAATACGAGCCCGGCTGCGTCTTCTGCGGCAACGCGGCAGAAGTACAGCTTTACCGCGGCAAGCTGGTGTGCCGGAACTGTGCCGTAGAAATGTTTGAAAACGCCAAGGCCATGTAG
- the metG gene encoding methionine--tRNA ligase has product MRKTFYITTPIYYPSDNLHIGHAYTTVAADAMARFKRLTGYDVWFLTGSDEHGQKIERTARAKGMTPREYVDRIVAGFKHLWKKLDISYDDFIRTTEERHKRVVQAIFQKLYDQGDIYKASYEGWYCTPCETFWTESRLDEGNCPDCGRPVELVQEESYFFRLSRYADRLLQYIEENPHFIQPVSRRNEMISFIKSGLEDLCVSRTTFDWGIPVPFDPRHVIYVWVDALTNYISALGYGSEDDSLFRKFWPADVHLVGKDIVRFHSIIWPIILMAAGIELPRQVVGHGWLLLESGKMSKSRGNVVDPLVLIDRYGVDAIRYYLLREMPFGADAYYSEESLVHRINIDLANDLGNLVSRTLGMIEKYSGGVLPQPGPAESADRELIELAEQTPAAVEELIDRRELSSALGAIWKLVNRANKYVDETEPWVLNRDPARRERLNTVLYNLAESVRFIGVLITAFMPNTPGRIWSQLGIAGQPGLHTWESLSWGRLPAGIKVRRGEALFPRIDLKTLEKDK; this is encoded by the coding sequence TTGCGCAAAACGTTTTATATCACCACACCCATTTACTACCCCAGCGACAACCTGCATATCGGCCATGCCTACACCACCGTGGCCGCCGATGCCATGGCCCGGTTCAAACGCCTCACCGGCTACGACGTCTGGTTTTTAACCGGCTCCGACGAGCACGGCCAGAAAATTGAGCGCACCGCCCGGGCAAAAGGTATGACTCCCCGGGAATATGTGGACAGGATTGTGGCCGGGTTCAAACACCTGTGGAAAAAACTGGACATCAGCTATGACGACTTCATCCGCACCACCGAGGAAAGGCACAAGCGGGTGGTCCAGGCTATTTTCCAGAAGCTTTATGACCAGGGGGACATTTACAAGGCCAGCTACGAGGGCTGGTACTGCACTCCCTGCGAAACCTTCTGGACGGAAAGCCGGCTGGATGAGGGCAACTGCCCGGACTGCGGCCGGCCGGTGGAACTGGTGCAGGAGGAGAGTTACTTCTTCCGCCTGTCCAGGTATGCCGACCGGCTGCTGCAGTACATCGAGGAAAATCCCCATTTCATCCAGCCCGTCTCCCGGCGCAACGAAATGATCAGCTTTATCAAAAGCGGTCTGGAGGATTTGTGCGTTTCCCGCACCACCTTCGACTGGGGCATCCCGGTGCCCTTCGACCCCAGGCACGTGATCTACGTCTGGGTGGACGCCCTGACCAATTACATCTCGGCCCTGGGCTACGGCAGCGAGGACGACAGCCTTTTCCGCAAGTTCTGGCCGGCCGACGTCCACCTGGTGGGAAAGGACATCGTACGCTTCCACAGCATCATCTGGCCCATTATCCTTATGGCCGCCGGCATTGAGCTGCCCCGGCAGGTGGTGGGACACGGGTGGCTCCTGCTGGAGAGCGGGAAGATGAGCAAATCCAGGGGCAACGTGGTGGATCCCCTGGTCCTGATTGACAGGTACGGGGTGGATGCCATCCGCTACTACCTGCTCCGGGAGATGCCTTTTGGGGCCGATGCTTATTACTCCGAGGAATCCCTGGTGCACCGCATTAACATCGACCTGGCTAATGACCTGGGGAACCTGGTCAGCCGGACCCTGGGTATGATTGAAAAGTATTCCGGCGGCGTGCTGCCACAGCCCGGGCCGGCGGAAAGCGCGGACCGGGAACTAATTGAACTGGCCGAACAAACCCCTGCGGCGGTGGAGGAGCTGATAGACCGCCGGGAGCTGTCCAGCGCCCTGGGCGCCATCTGGAAACTGGTCAACCGGGCCAATAAGTACGTCGACGAAACGGAGCCCTGGGTTTTGAACCGGGATCCCGCCCGCCGGGAGCGCCTTAATACCGTGCTCTACAACCTGGCGGAAAGCGTACGCTTTATCGGCGTGTTGATCACCGCCTTTATGCCCAATACTCCCGGCCGGATCTGGTCCCAGTTGGGTATTGCCGGCCAACCCGGGCTCCATACCTGGGAGTCCTTGAGCTGGGGGCGCCTGCCGGCGGGAATAAAGGTGCGGCGGGGCGAAGCCCTCTTCCCGCGCATTGATCTGAAGACCCTGGAAAAGGATAAGTAG
- a CDS encoding TatD family hydrolase codes for MIHLIDSHAHLDDRKFETDREEMLDRAQKAGVVQIINAGYDLPSSARSIRLAAKYPFIFAAVGIHPHDAGVVPEDYLARLREMCRQRGVVAIGEIGLDYYRDLSPRDVQQRVFREQLALARELGLPVIIHDRDAHGDILNILRRDGVGPAGGVMHCFAGSWEMARECMAMGLYISFAGPVTYPNARRPREVAARVDLSRLLVETDAPYLTPQARRGNRNEPAYVRYVAEEIAALKGVPLEELARATTANARRLFGLPGAGA; via the coding sequence ATGATTCACTTGATTGACAGCCACGCCCACCTGGACGACCGCAAATTTGAGACCGACCGGGAAGAAATGCTGGACCGGGCCCAAAAGGCCGGCGTGGTACAGATAATCAATGCCGGTTACGATCTGCCTTCCTCCGCCCGGTCCATACGTCTAGCTGCAAAATATCCCTTTATATTTGCCGCCGTGGGCATCCATCCCCACGATGCCGGGGTGGTCCCGGAGGATTACCTGGCCCGGTTGCGGGAAATGTGCCGCCAGCGGGGTGTGGTGGCCATCGGGGAAATCGGCCTGGACTATTACCGGGACTTGAGCCCGCGGGACGTCCAGCAAAGGGTTTTCCGGGAGCAGTTGGCCCTGGCCCGGGAACTGGGCCTGCCGGTGATCATCCACGACCGGGACGCCCACGGGGACATTTTAAACATCCTGCGCAGGGACGGTGTTGGGCCGGCCGGGGGAGTAATGCACTGTTTTGCGGGTAGCTGGGAAATGGCCAGGGAATGTATGGCCATGGGCCTTTACATCTCCTTTGCCGGGCCGGTGACCTATCCCAATGCCCGCCGGCCCAGGGAGGTGGCCGCCCGGGTGGATCTTTCGCGCCTGCTGGTGGAAACAGATGCCCCCTACCTTACCCCCCAGGCCCGGCGGGGAAATCGCAACGAGCCGGCCTATGTACGCTATGTGGCGGAAGAAATAGCCGCCTTAAAGGGCGTGCCCCTGGAGGAGCTGGCCCGGGCGACCACGGCGAATGCCCGGCGCCTGTTCGGACTGCCCGGAGCCGGCGC